A single genomic interval of Oenanthe melanoleuca isolate GR-GAL-2019-014 chromosome 13, OMel1.0, whole genome shotgun sequence harbors:
- the LOC130258574 gene encoding protocadherin alpha-2-like — MWRSVRGGGAAHGVAAGSGTACGRLRPGAAESPAVSAGGRRGPGSRAAAELRAAAGSRAGPGPGPAGTGRAAEARAAAAGMEERCCAALLRLLVLQAAWALAGGQVRYSVPEEAKAGTVVGRLAQDLGLEAGEAEARRLRLVAQGRRASVEVSGASGALLVSSRLDREELCGKSAPCALRLEVLLERPLRVFHVQLEVTDINDNAPVFPAARKNLSIAEFTTLPGSRFPLEGASDADIGANAQLSYTLSPSEHFSVDLQKSDDGNLVPDLVLTKSLDREAIPVHRLVLTATDGGRPSLTGTMELVISVLDANDNAPQFNQSLYKVQLPESAAVGTLVARVNATDADEGSNSEMTFTAISFIPPSGRDVISVNPKTGEIHLTSALDFEEVGVFDFRIEAKDQGTPPLSGHCRVMLEVLDVNDNAPEVRVTSLSVPVSEDASVGTVVALLSVSDRDSGANGRVRCWVWPALPFGLEATFAGSYSLVLREALDRERVSEYEVEVRAEDGGAPALRASRGLRLPVSDVNDNAPAFAQAVYTVLARENNAAGAELARLWARDPDEAGNGRVSYSLWEGGAGGGGAAPWSGWRAASSYVALDAESGRLWALQPLDYEQLQVLQFEVRAVDAGEPPLCGNATVQLFVLDENDNAPALLPPAGSAAEAGAVAAETAAAAAAEAGALSGPGSGSGTLWAWAAWGAPAGQVLAKIRAVDADSGYNAWLRYELWEPRGKGPFRVGLYSGEVSTARPLDEADGPRHRLLIVVRDHGEPARSATATLSVSLLEPAEAALAAAAGSSAAAAAAAAAASGSRSAAAVELGAAAASAATNVWLVVAICAVSSLFLLALVLYGASRWAPRAAVLSAPGPTTLVCASEVGSWSYSQRHSRSLCVADGAPKSDLMVFSPNFPPPPPGPAPKDTQPEPSALLDTVSATALLSSLTPIQPFCPSRCSASVSIPGLFTWP, encoded by the coding sequence ATGTGGCGGAGCGTGCGAGGCGGCGGAGCAGCGCACGGTGTCGCTGCAGGCTCAGGAACGGCGTGTGGGCGGCTCCGCCCCGGTGCGGCGGAGAGCCCGGCTGTGAGCGCGGGGGGGCGGCGCGGGCCGGGCAGCAGAGCCGCTGCTGAGctccgggcggcggcggggagccGTGCGgggcccgggccggggccggcaggcacaggcagagcgGCAGAGGCGAGAGCGGCGGcggcagggatggaggagcgCTGCTGTGCCGCGCTGCTGcggctgctggtgctgcaggcgGCCTGGGCGCTGGCGGGCGGGCAGGTGCGCTACTCGGTGCCGGAGGAAGCCAAGGCCGGCACGGTGGTGGGCCGTCTGGCGCAGGACCTGGGCCTGGAGGCGGGCGAGGCGGAGGCGCGGCGGCTGCGGCTGGTGGCGCAGGGCCGGCGGGCGAGCGTGGAGGTGAGCGGGGCGAGCGGCGCGCTGCTGGTGAGCTCGCGGCTCGACCGCGAGGAGCTGTGCGGCAAGAGCGCGCCGTGCGCGCTGCgcctggaggtgctgctggagcgGCCGCTGCGCGTCTTCCATGTGCAGCTCGAGGTCACCGACATCAACGACAATGCCCCCGTCTTCCCCGCCGCCCGAAAAAACCTCAGCATCGCGGAATTCACCACCCTGCCGGGGTCTCGTTTCCCGCTGGAGGGCGCGTCGGATGCGGATATCGGAGCGAACGCGCAGCTCTCCTACACACTCAGCCCCAGCGAACACTTTTCTGTAGATTTACAAAAATCAGATGATGGAAATCTTGTTCCCGATCTTGTTTTAACAAAATCTCTGGACCGCGAGGCGATTCCCGTGCATCGGTTGGTGCTGACAGCGACTGACGGGGGCCGCCCGTCTCTGACAGGCACGATGGAGCTGGTGATCTCGGTGCTGGATGCGAACGACAACGCGCCCCAGTTCAACCAGTCGCTGTACAAAGTGCAGCTGCCGGAGAGCGCTGCCGTGGGGACGCTTGTAGCGCGGGTGAATGCCACTGATGCAGATGAAGGAAGTAATAGCGAAATGACCTTTACCGCGATCAGCTTCATTCCGCCGAGTGGACGAGATGTGATTTCCGTCAATCCGAAGACAGGGGAGATACATCTCACATCAGCTCTGGACTTCGAGGAAGTCGGTGTATTTGATTTTCGTATTGAGGCGAAAGATCAAGGCACACCACCGCTGTCGGGTCACTGCCGAGTGATGTTGGAAGTGCTGGACGTGAACGACAACGCGCCGGAGGTGCGGGTGACGTCGCTGTCGGTGCCGGTGTCGGAGGACGCGTCGGTGGGGACGGTGGTGGCCCTGCTGAGCGTGTCGGACCGAGACTCGGGGGCGAACGGGCGCGTGCGCTGCTGGGTGTGGCCGGCGCTGCCGTTCGGGCTGGAGGCGACGTTCGCGGGCTCGTACTCGCTGGTGCTGCGCGAGGCGCTGGACCGGGAGCGGGTGTCGGAGTACGAGGTGGAGGTGCGTGCGGAGGACGGCGGGGCGCCGGCGCTGCGCGCCAGCCGCGGGCTGCGGCTGCCGGTGTCGGACGTGAACGACAACGCGCCCGCGTTCGCGCAGGCCGTGTACACGGTGCTGGCGCGGGAGAACAacgcggcgggcgcggagctGGCGCGGCTGTGGGCGCGGGACCCGGACGAGGCGGGCAACGGGCGCGTCAGCTACTCGCTGTGGGagggcggcgcgggcggcggcggggccgcgccttGGAGCGGCTGGCGGGCGGCGTCGAGCTACGTGGCGCTGGACGCGGAGAGCGGGCGCCTGTGGGCGCTGCAGCCCTTGGACTAcgagcagctgcaggtgctgcagttcGAGGTGCGCGCGGTGGACGCGGGGGAGCCGCCGCTCTGCGGCAACGCCACGGTGCAGCTCTTCGTGCTGGACGAGAACGACAACGCGCCGGCGCTGCTGCCGCCCGCGGGCTCGGCGGCGGAGGCGGGCGCCGTGGCGGCCGAgacagcggcggcggcggcggcggaggcggGGGCGTTGTCGGGGCCGGGCTCGGGCTCGGGCACGCTGTGGGCGTGGGCGGCGTGGGGGGCGCCGGCGGGCCAGGTGCTGGCCAAGATCCGCGCCGTGGACGCCGACTCGGGCTACAACGCGTGGCTGCGCTACGAGCTGTGGGAGCCGCGCGGCAAGGGCCCGTTCCGCGTGGGGCTCTACAGCGGCGAGGTGAGCACGGCGCGCCCGCTCGACGAGGCGGACGGCCCTCGCCACAGGCTGCTCATCGTCGTGCGCGACCACGGCGAGCCGGCGCGCTCGGCCACGGCCACGCTCAGCGTCTCGCTGCTCGAGCCCGCCGAGGCGGCGCTGGCCGCGGCCGCGGGATcctcggcggcggcggcggcggcggcggcggcggcgtcAGGCTCGCGGTCGGCGGCGGCCGTGGAGCTCGGCGCCGCTGCGGCCAGCGCGGCCACCAACGTGTGGCTGGTGGTGGCCATCTGCGCCGTGTCCAGCCTCTTCCTGCTGGCGCTGGTGCTCTACGGGGCGTCGCGCTGGGCGCCGCGGGCGGCCGTGCTCTCGGCGCCCGGGCCCACGACGCTCGTGTGCGCCAGCGAAGTGGGCAGCTGGTCCTACTCGCAGCGCCACAGCCGCAGCCTGTGCGTGGCGGACGGCGCGCCCAAGAGCGACCTCATGGTTTTCAGCCCCAACTTccctccgccgccgcccggccccgcgcccaAGGACACGCAGCCGGAGCCCTCCGCTCTCCTCGACACGGTCAGTGCCACTGCCTTACTCTCGTCTCTCACCCCTATTCAACCCTTCTGTCCCTCCAGGTGTTCAGCCTCTGTGTCAATCCCAGGTCTGTTCACATGGCCTTAG